The DNA region CACCTTCCCGAGCTGGGGCTGGACAAGCACGTCGTGGCCGGCGATTCGCTGCCGGTGTTCGACACGGCGCTTGGGAAGATCGGGATCCTGATCTGCTTCGACCTCAGGCCGCCGGAGCCGATGCGCGTGCTGGCGCTCGAAGGCGCGGACCTGGTGGTCCTTCCGACGAACTGGCCCGACGGCGCGCAGATCTCGGCTCAGGTGCTCAGCGTCGCGCGCGCCGTCGAGAACCGCGTCGCCTTCGTCTCCTGCAACCGCTTCGCGCCGGAGAACGGCACGACGTTCATCGGCATGAGCAGCATCATCGACCCGCTGGGGAACGTGCTGGCCATGGCCGGAGGCGGGGAAGAGGTGCTCGTCGCCGATCTCGACCTGGACCTCTCCCGCCAGAAGCGGGTCGCCACGATCCCCGGCCAGTATGAGTGGACCGTCTTCGAGTCCCGCCGCCCAGAGCTTTACTCACCGCTGGTGCGGTGAGTCTCGTTTATCGTCTATCAACGATCCACGACTCTTTCCATCCTCACCTTGACCTGCTGAACCGGGACCTGCTGCTGGCCGGGGAGCGATCCGCTGACCACGCCCTCCATCTTGTTCAGCTTCGAAGTGGCGGTATCGAGCCAGATCTTGGCGTCCACCTTCATCGGCTGCGACGCCTCGCCTTGCGTGATTTCGAGCTTGGTCACCAGCACCGCCACGCCGTCGGCGACGCTCTGGAGCGTGACCGTGCCCTTGGTCTTGCCCTGGGGATCGTCGATCGCGACGGGCACGCCGACCTTCATCTCCTTGTCGGTCATCACGCCGCCGAACCGCCCGAAATTGAGCATCATGCCCATGCCGCCGCGCATGCCCCCGCCGGGC from Fimbriimonadaceae bacterium includes:
- a CDS encoding carbon-nitrogen hydrolase family protein; this encodes MNTVRVASVQAAVVYNDPDANAAYAVGRLRELATQGVQLAVFPEAFLTGYCVDSAEEARRIAFPVQIEGDVLVRGPEAFETIRREAAALRMHVVFGFAARDARGVFNAAALIEPDGRARVYVKTHLPELGLDKHVVAGDSLPVFDTALGKIGILICFDLRPPEPMRVLALEGADLVVLPTNWPDGAQISAQVLSVARAVENRVAFVSCNRFAPENGTTFIGMSSIIDPLGNVLAMAGGGEEVLVADLDLDLSRQKRVATIPGQYEWTVFESRRPELYSPLVR